The following are from one region of the Macaca thibetana thibetana isolate TM-01 chromosome 2, ASM2454274v1, whole genome shotgun sequence genome:
- the ANAPC13 gene encoding anaphase-promoting complex subunit 13, with protein MDSEVQRDGRILDLIDDAWREDKLPYEDVAIPLNELPEPEQDNGGTTESVKEQEMKWTDLALQYLHENVPPIGN; from the exons ATGGAcagtgaggttcagagagatgGAAGGATCTTGGATTTGATTGATGATGCTTGGCGAGAAGACAAGCTGCCTTATGAAGATGTCGCAATACCACTG AATGAGCTTCCTGAACCTGAACAAGACAATGGTGGCACCACAGAATCTGTCAAAGAACAAGAAATGAAGTGGACAGACTTAGCCTTACAGTACCTCCATGAGAATGTTCCCCCCATTGGAAACTGA